GAACATCATTGAAACAAACAGAGGAAGGTTAAATCATGGCTCAAAAGAGTTTACCCCCAGTACAAAATGGTTCCACTGGTGAAGCTGTAAGATTTCTACAACAACTTTTAATCGTTTTCGGCAAGCTGAGTAACAGCGACTTCGATGCCATCTTTGGCAGTAACACAGAGAATGCTGTTAAAGAGTTTCAACGCGAACAAAATTTAACAGTTGATGGTAAAGTCGGTCCACAAACATGGGCTGCATTAGGTAACCAAACCAAGAATACCTGTGCACAGTTCCAGTAAGGGATTAGGGATTAGGGATTAGGGATTAGAGGTTAGGGATCATCAGAAGAGGAATGTTCACATCCTACCGACCACTAACCACTAACCACTAACGATGACAGGCGAGACGCCTGTCCTACACCACTCAGGCGAGACGCCTGTCCTTACATCACTAACCACTAACGATGACAGGCGAGACGCCTGTCCTACACCGCTCAGGCGAGACGCCTGTCCTACACCGCTCAGGCGAGACGCCTGTCCTACATCACTCAGGCGAGACGCCTGTCCTACATCAC
This genomic interval from Scytonema hofmannii PCC 7110 contains the following:
- a CDS encoding peptidoglycan-binding domain-containing protein, with the protein product MAQKSLPPVQNGSTGEAVRFLQQLLIVFGKLSNSDFDAIFGSNTENAVKEFQREQNLTVDGKVGPQTWAALGNQTKNTCAQFQ